A genomic stretch from Plasmodium cynomolgi strain B DNA, chromosome 8, whole genome shotgun sequence includes:
- a CDS encoding hypothetical protein (putative): protein MACIYNLKNKKKTKFLYSYNRKSKRKKEKLSSGKKSESQKYNETPPRNEESGANYNEDDIGLNTRPKRKKGFIYKTWKKIDRYFENRVYENFDYISNLQKDPSLDKKMFLKVLFKKYRMFMLMPFITKLFGLIIFIIRATKVLETIEIAKLILLVMNVLISHVLSIVSVLTLIYILVKKIQYERKLQRKKNCTCNCHSS from the exons ATGGCGTGCAT ctacaatttaaaaaataagaaaaaaacgaaatttcTATATAGCTATAATAGAaaatcaaaaaggaagaaagagaaaTTATCATCTGGCAAGAAAAGTGAatcacaaaaatataatgaaaccCCCCCaagaaatgaagaatcaGGAGCAAATTATAATGAAGACGACATCGGATTGAACACACGAcctaaacgaaaaaagggattTATATACAAAACATGGAAAAAGATAGATAGGTATTTTGAAAATAGAgtgtatgaaaattttgactATATAAGTAATCTGCAAAAGGATCCGAgtttagataaaaaaatgttcttaaaagtattatttaaaaaataccgTATGTTTATGCTTATGCCGTTTATTACGAAATTATTTGGactaataatatttataatacgTGCAACAAAAGTTTTGGAAACAATTGAGATcgcaaaattaattttgttggTGATGAACGTACTAATTTCTCACGTTTTAAGTATCGTTTCTGTTTTAACACTTATTTACAtattagtaaaaaaaattcaatatgaaagaaaattacaaagaaaaaaaaattgtacttgTAATTGTCATTCTAGTTGA